One Pogoniulus pusillus isolate bPogPus1 chromosome 13, bPogPus1.pri, whole genome shotgun sequence genomic window, TTTTTTGCCCAGCACACATATTCAAAGCTTCCTGAACAACTGAAAAGCTCTAAGTTGTATTTGAATACTTGGATACCCAAGATGGGTGCTTACTGCACCTGTGCATGCTGCCCATGGACTGAGATGAGATCAACAGTAATACTAGGGTGAAAAATATTTCCTCCCTCTATTAcccagaaaggttggaccagatacCCTTGAGGTCCTAGGACTGCTGTTGAGTTGCTAAGGTGGGTCACAGCTGAGCTCAGTAGACTCCAAGCCCATGCACCCTGACATTCATCAGCAGCCATGGTGAGGTTCCATTCCAGCTTCAACCCACACACAGCCCTCTAATAACACTGGCAGGGCACAGACACAATActgtgaggcagctggcagtCCACCACAacttcccagcaccctgttacGTCTTCCCGAGCTCTGGTTAGTCCATCGAGGTCTTGCCAACCAGTCTTCtcgccaaaaaaaaccctcagtaaccagcagcccagctatCTCATCCTGTCCTCTTAGAGCCTcggtctccagcagcagctccccgaGGAACCTCATCCCATCCCTTCTGTGCTCTCTCTCAGTCTCCAGCAGCATTCTAAGGATCCTATCCTGTTCTAAGGTCTCCAACAACAGCCCCCTCAGGGATCCTGTCCTGAGCCCTTGGGGCCTCAACTTCCATAGCCACTCCCCGATGCTACGCCCGGCCTCTCAGCGCCTTACACAGCTGGTCTAAGGTAGCCTCCAGGGCCTGCCCTGCTTTCCCCGGGCCTGGGCCTCCACCATCCCCGGCGGGGACTTTCCGGCCTCTGAGGGCCCCACCAGGCCTCACCCCTCCAACCGCCCGGCCTCCGGGGCTCACCTTGGGCGGAGCGCCACGCTCTTTTGGCACCTGGAAGAGGAACTCCTCCAGTAGCTCCGTGGGGCCCTTATCGACGAGGGGCAGCGGAGCgttctgcagctggctgctgaaGTAGATGTCTAAGTGGTACAACACCTCCTTGGCGGCGCTCAGCGCGTCTCGCCGCAGCAGCGAGTGCCGGATATCGCTCATGGCTCCGAAACCCACCCAGAAGAGACCTCTCCGCTCCccgccggcccggcccggcctggCCACGCTCGGCGCGGCCTCCCCCAGCCGCCGCGGCACAGAAAGAGGTTGCGCTACAGCGGCCCCGCTAGGACAAAAAACATCCACTCGCTTCCGTTGCCGGCAGCGCCCCCTGGCGGACATCCAACGGCGGAGAGGGAGGAGGAcgatggcttggagctgggggttgggccgTAAAGGGTCTTGGCCTGGAAGGAGTCCGGCCCTGAGGGGTATTGTCCCTGGGGAGCTAGTCTAGGGGTTGACATAGCGGGTCTTGGCCTGGGGCAAGCCTGGCCctgaggctgagcagagtgCGGTCCAGGCGCCCGGGTGCATCTCGACCTGATGTGGGAGTCTGGCCTGTGGGGATCTTGGCCTTGGAAGGGGTGCCTGGACCTGCCTGTTGGCAGGATCTTGGGGAGCGTAGCCCTGGGTCTGACCTGGAGAGCCTCAGCCCTTTTATAGCGGCGagtctgggcccagtcctgatCCCACTGTGCAGAGTACGGTAAATGCCCTTGCTCTGCTCTAGGGGGCGCCTGGCCCCGGGGCGGGGGCTGCCAGGGTCGTGTTCCACTCAGCCCCTAAGTTGCGGCTGACACTGCAGGGGCCTGGCATGGCCCTCCTGGGAAACGCGGCAGCTGCCTtcggagagcagcaggacatcAGCAAAGGCCACAGGGCAGAGGtagggtgtgtgtggggtgcagCACACCTCAGCACCCTTGCAGATGGGTTCTGCCTCAGGTGACCTCCTGAGGAGGATCTAGGGACAGGCAGCATGACAAGGACTCATCATATCCAAGGCTCAGAGCcggtggggctgcagcaggactcACAGActgcactcagtccccagcactGGGCATCCACCACTCCCAGCTTGTTGGATTTGCAGGGTGCTGGATGATCTGTCAGTGAAATAAAGACTTATTAAGAGAAACAGTAGCTGGTGGTGTATGAGAGCTGCCCATGCCCcggactgcagagctgctgttcccCACGCACGGTCTCTGGGATTCCCCGCACCTCGCGGATCTCTCTTGGCATTTGCATTACTTCAGGCACCCTCTGGGCCTtacctgtggcaggaggtgtttgcTCTGGCTGAAAGGGTTGGTTCTTGCACTGAGCAGACCTTTATTTCCGTGAAAAATGCCATATGGAGCCTGCGGCCTCACACAGTCCTTGGCTGCGCAAGCACTTGGCAAGGTGAGTCTGTCCCTCCCCATAAATGCAGGTGCACGTCCCTCTCCTTCCACAGACCTTGGACAACACAAAGGTACgtccctttcccctcctgcaccccagcagcccccctTTCCCATGTTACCTTCTCCATCTGGGCTTAATTTTGCCATTATGCTAGCTCAGGGTGCAGCTCAGAACATCACCCAGGATATAGTGGATATAGGAGCCTCTAGGCTGCTGTGTCCTGGGAACAGGGAAGATCTGTGGAGCTTTGGGCAATCTTTGGCATGTCCAAATCATCACATTACCAAATTGCTATGTCACCcactggaggggcagcagcactcTGGATGGTAGCATTTGCAGCCGAAGCAAGGATGCAAGTAGGAAAAGGTAAGGACTTATCTAGAGCAGCTGTCCCCGGAGAAAAAGTAAGCCTGGGGGCAGCAGGTCCTTCCTCTGGCCAGGCTCCAGGGTTGCCAAAAGCTGTGTGTCTGCTGATCCTCTCAGCCCATCCTGGCTTACAGTGGGGCAGGACACTCAGAGGAGTTTAGTGTGGGCAGGGCTCAGATCCCATCGGCTGGTGAAACATTACCTCGGgcagctgagtgccatgggAAATACTTCCCAAATGCCTTTCCCCGTGgtggaagctgctgtgctgcctcgGTGAGGAGCTCTAGGAGACTCCAGCTTGGGTGAGGATGGGGCAAGGATCGtgctggggggggttggagtaTGCATAGGTGGGCAGGATGCCCCAGGTGAGGATGCttcaggcagggaaggaggtggggacaggTATCAGAGGGGTTCATGCTTTGTCCCAGTATGGCTGTTGTGGGGACTTTTGGGTCTCTGGCACAGACCCAGGGAAGCATGGGAGAGACACACTGCTAGTTCTTGCTGCCAGAGCCAGGAGAGGTGTCTGGGCTGAGCGTGGTGAAGgaggaagcagctgctctgtgtcacCCTTTGCCAGCAAGctacctgctccagcctcacggGCAGGCTGGCCTCCCTCCAGGAGGGGCAGGCGTGATGAGgccctgtggcagcaggagctgggtggcTGGATGGGAGAGCACCATCCCTGTGACCTGGACGTTTGCTGGAAAATGCAGACTTCCAGTGAAACCAGTACAGCCAGTGGGAATACACTGGTcacccttctcctctgcaccGAATTCCACCCCCAGCCGGGGGTGCTGAgtccatccctgcccctctgcgtGCAGGATGGTGTCCTCGAAGCTTGTGCTGTCAGTGCTGgttgcagctctcctgctgcatgTGGCCACCACACTGAAGATCAGTGCCTTCAACATCAAGGCGTTTGGAGATGCCAAGATGTCCAACCAGACGATCGCAAATATCATCGTCTCTGTGAGTGCTGGGGGTTGAGGGGCAGTCCCAGTCACTCTGGTCTCTGGGATGTAGCCAGCTTGGGGTAGTTGGACACTAACTTTCTGCAGACCTCTATCCATCCACGCATCCACCCACCCATTAATCTACTTGTCCACACAACCCCATCCACCCACCTATGCCTGCTTGTCCTCCACCCACCcacctatccatccatccatcctctcTTCCCCCATCTCTAACCTGGACCTCCTTCATTCTTGCTGATCCCCAGCTGAGGATGGGTGATGCTTGGTGCTGCCCAGGTTCCtcactcagagcagcctgcaagtAAGGAGATGCTAGGATGGTGGGTGGTAGACAGATGGGTGTTAAAGGGCACTGTGTCACCCCAAGGTCCTTTCAAGACAGAGGGCACTGGAATCAGCAGAGGAACTCCCTGGGCTCTCAGGTCCCTACTGCCCTTCTGTTGCCACCTTGGGAGCCTTCACAGTCCAGGCACCTGCGTGTACCTCtgtgagcagctcctggccaaaggtgagcagctctgagcttgtTCCCCCAGATCCTGTCAGGATATGACATTGCCCTGGTGCAGGAGGTCCGGGATGCTGACCTGAGCTCTGTGAAGGACCTCATGGCCAAGCTCAACAGGTGACCTTTATGACACAAGGCACCTTCAGATGGGAGGTTGGGACAAATCCCAGCTGGCATCTTGCCATGGCTGGGACACCAAAGAGAGCCTGATGGGTGCTGGGGAGCACAGGGAGCCTCCTCTCAGCCCTTCTGCATCTCACTCCCAGTGCATCCCCGCATCCATACGACTATTTGGTCAGTGTCCCCCTGGGTCGGACCAGCTACAAGGAGCAGTACCTCTTCATCTACAGGTAAGGGATTCTGCCAGGGTCCATCATCCACTGTGTCACCTACTGTCACCCTAGTAGCTCCCAAAGGGTGGTGGGTACCGTCAGGGCCctggctgtggtggggctgctctgctctcctccctcagGTCAGACATGGTCTCTGTGCTGGGAAGCTACTACTACGATGATGGCTGTGAGCCCTGTGGGACTGACACCTTCAGCAGGGAGCCCTTCATTGTGAAGTTCTCCTCACCCACCACACGTGAGCAGAGCTGGTGTCGGGAGCTGCCTAGATCTGGCACAGGGTCCCCTTTGCACAGGGCtgagcctggatctgtgcctgATAGGGAGGAAGTTACACCCTGGAACCCAGCTCAGGGGCTCCACCAGGGTCCTTCACTGCTGTGAGGGCTTCTCCCACCCATGGGTTCCTGAGGGTCCTGTGTACCTGCCCAGTGTGGCCAGCGCCACCTGCTGTTTCCCACCATGTAACATCTGCCACCCTCTCCCATTGCCTCCCATCTTCTATCATCTCCCACCATGTGTTCTCTCCAGTGGCATACTCCCAGCTGTTTCCCATCGTGTCCCATTTCCTATCACCTACTACCAACCTTCTTGTGCCACATCCCACTATCTGCTTCCTCCAGTTGGTTGCTGTCACATCATATTCCATCTCCTCTCATATACAGTCTTCCATCATCTGCTGTACCCCATTGCATGCCACTTCTCATCACCTACCATCCCCCATCACCTGCCATTTCCCACCCTGTTCCATCTCCTGCCCCATGCCATCACCTCCTATGAACCTCCTAAGGCCACACACACTCCCACTCCTATCTCCTTTCTGAAACCACAGTGGCTTGGAAAAACTGATGGGAAACAAGcagcaaaccccaaaccacacacagagggacacaggtCCCTGATAGAAATTCCAACCCAGAGGACAGGCAGACCACAGAAAATCAATTCACCCTTCACCTTCAGTAGCTTTTCCTGGCTGCTAGGCAGGCCTTGGCCTGGGGTGGTTCCCTGGGCTTTCTGCTCCCTTTGAGTGCCCTGCACCCAAGCCAGGGGCTGACAGCCAGCTCTTTgacagaggtggaggagtttgTGCTGGTGCCCCTGCACTCCGAGCCCAGCCATGCTGTGGAAGAGATCGATGCGCTCTACGATGTCTACACCGATGTCATCGACAAGTGGGCAACTAATGTAAGGGGTGATGAAGAGCTCAACTGCTCCCCAGGGAAGCTGGGTGGGTGGGGTATGGCCACCACGCATGGACATGACCCACAGAAAACCTCTTGTACCCATCAGAGTAGCTGCCAACTCggcaatgtccaggtgggagCTGTTGGGTGGCTCCTCTGCCATTACTGGGGGCTTGTATCCCTGTGCTGAGGAgcccccgggggggggggggggggacggacAGTTCTGCTGCCCTCTAAAGTTTTAGGGAACCCTTGGTGCCCTGTAAggtccatgggcagggacacagtgTGTGCTGCTCCACAGAACATCATCCTCCTGGGAGACTTCAACGCCGACTGCTCCTACGTGACCAGCGCCCAGTGGCCGTCCATCCGCCTGCGCTCCCTGGACGCCTGCAGGTGGCTCATCCCCGACAGCGCCGACACCACCGTCGCCGACACCACCGACTGTGCCTATGACCGGTGGGTACTGCAGAGGTGGCACAGCGGCTGGCATGGGGGGCGCTGATGGACACTAACACCACTGTGATGCCCTGGCAGCATCGTCGCCTGTGGCACGGCGCTGCTCCAGGACATCGTGCCCGGCTCTGCCACCGTCAACAACTTCCAGAAGACTTTCCACCTCCAGCACAAGGATGTgagtgaggggctggggcacacGAGCCCATTGGCACTGGGATCCAGTGCACTATTCTCCTGGGAGTGTGGGCGggctccctcctctccagagTGTACCCAAGGGTGGCATGACCTCACCCCCTGCACTGATGCAACCTTCTGCTTGAGCATTTTGGGGCACTTTGTGAATTCTGGGGAGTGAGGCATTGGGGTCCATGACAGTGATGGTGGATCCAGACAAGTTCAGCCacttctctgctttccctcaCACTCAGGCTTTGGCCGTCAGTGACCATTTCCCAGTGGAAGTGACCCTGAAAGCCCGCTGAGCCCATCCCTGTATTGCTGGCTACCAGGACAccccagcacacaccagcaTCCCTTCAGGGAGCCCACAGACTACCAGTGCCAGCCAAGCTGCCTGCCATTCCTGCAAGAAGCCTCTTTCTGGGGTCCTGTGGGCATGGCATGCCCTCTGCTTCCATTAAAAACGAGCCCTTTCAGCCCTTGCAGCTCTGGAGTGAGAGTCCCTTCAACCTCTTGCATCCAAGCCGCCGATTTCCCTACCAGAGGCAGTCCCACTGGGGCTGGAACCAGGGAATTCCCCGGGGCCAGAGGTCCCCTTCCACCAAGAGAACCAGACGCATGGGGTGGAAAGGgcaggtctcccctgagctgcCGGTGGCAAAAGCAGGAACACTAAGAAGGGCCCAGGAATCTGTGATCAGGATTTGGCTGCCTCTCTGTGGTGCAGGACCGTGGCTCACGGGGCCGCATCCTGCCGTAGCCTGCCTACCTGCGGGGTGGCTGACAGGGTGCTGAGGGTGAGGGTGGGGGGAGCTGGAGGACGTGAGTCAGCTCCAGGGGGTTCGTGCCTCTTGTGAGGGGTTTCGGTGCTGACGGGGCACTGAGGGACACCGGCGTCATCCCGTGACTGGTGCGGGCATGCCAAACCCGGCAGCGCACGCCGGAGCCTGGCGAGTGCTGACACGAGCTGCCGTCGCCTCCCCATCCGCCCTGCCGCCAGCTCCCCGCCAGAGCCACCGATCACTCAGCTGGGGTGGCACCACGTCCTGGCGTGACCtcatgtgctgggctgagggACACCAGCCTTGCCGGGGCTGCTTTGGGTCGCTAGTGGGAATACTTTGGGTGACAGCTCGGGCTGCTTTAGGACACCAGTACGGCTGCTTTAGGTGACAGCTGGGGCTGCCTTGTGTCACCAGTGGCTTTTCTGGGtgactgctggggctgctggaggggcTGTCAGCTGTCCCTTCTCGCCAAGGCTGGCAGTGCCGGCCCCAGACACTGGACACCCCATCgtttccttctctcccctctaATTACCCCGTCTGAGTCACCCACGCCCTAGGGGGCCACCCTAGCTGCAGCAGCCCGAGTGCCACACTACCACCCAGCCCCGCTGGGatgtcccagcactgccacaccTCCGCGGCCACCCCTTATCCCCTCGGCACAGGGGTGGCTATGCCAGCCCCGCCCTGCCACCCCGTGGCTTTTTGTTTCCCAATGTAGGAATGAACCCGAAGCCATGACAAAACCCCCACGGGGGTGTCCGACTCATCCTGCTTTGCCGGCACATCCACTGGGAATAAAGCCGCCCATCCCGCCCCTGGCGCGGCAGACGCGCTGCGCACTCGGCAAGGTAAGGGTGGATCTGGGCTCTGCGGCTTCAGCCGTGAACCAGGAGGGACTGAGATGAGCTGGGGTGAGTTAGGATGAGTTGGGATGAGGAGCTGCTCCCTTAGCCCAGCAATGGGGACTGATCAGGGACGTggagcagcccagggtgctggtggtggctgGGACTAGCAGGTGCTGGAGACATGGTGACAGGGAGTAGAGCTGGATGATCCCGGGAGCGCTGAGTGCATTCACCACAGCAGGATGGGGTTTAACTTCCCCTGGGACCAGTGAGACAGCAGACATCCCGTGTTGGCTCGGTGGGCTGCTTCAGGCAGGGCCCATTATGGTACCTTGTCACACACCAGTACTTAGGAATGACCTACAtggtgcttttttttctctatcCCCAAATCCAAAGCAGTTTTCCAAGTCTGGCTCCTATTGCTGCATCTCTGAGATTCAACATTGCTCACAGCAGGATGGGGACTGTAACACTggcactgtccctgctggctttgGCTCTCCTGTGCCCAGCCACTGCCACGCTGCGCATCGGTGCCTTCAACATTCAGGCATTTGGTGACAGCAAGATGTCCAACGAGGGAGTGACAAACATCATCGTCAATGTGAGTGCAACCAGTGCTATGGTGGGACAGGCTGTGTGCTGGACTTGACCTGAAATGTGGCTCCTGTGCCAGGGAATGGACATGGATGTGATGGCAACCCAGTGCCCTGGGTAAATGAAGGCTTGGTGGGGTCCAAGATGGGGTGTCAGGCACACCCCACGGTCCCTCTGAGCTCTCCATGGGGGCGTTTGCCCTGGCACTGATAGATACAGAGGTACTGCATTCAACACCACGTCAAGGTGCTTGGTCAGGAGATGGGTGGAAGACAGTGACCCCGAGCTGGTCACAGGTTCCCTCTCGCCATCACCATCCCTCTTGGCCTCACAGATCCTGCGCCGCTATGACCtggtgctggtgcaggaggTGCGTGactctgacctcagtgctgtcacCCAGCTCATGGAGGAGCTCAACAGGTACGAGTGGAGACAGGGCCAAGAGTGCCCAGACTCAGACACCAGCATTAGCAGGGGCAGTCAAACTGGCTGAGCAATAAAGGTCAAAAAAAGTCATCCATCAGCAGAGGGTTTATTTATGGGAAGGGGTATAGGAGAAAAATGCAGGGCTGAAGCTTTGAGCAGGCGCTGAAGCACCACCAGGAATAATCCAGGGAGGGGAAGTGGCATACAAGAATCAAAATCCACCTCTGAAAGCTGAGTGGGAAGGGTGGGAAGGAAATACAGTTCTGGAGAGCTCCAGCTGCAAAACCTATCAGGAAGTGGCAGAGGCTATGAAGGGGAAGGGGGCAGACAGACCCTGGGTACAGCAGGGAGACCACAGGGTGGACCCATCAGCAGTAGGTGCTCCAAAGTAAGCAGCTTAGGCActccaggaggaaaaggagctgctgggatgggCTAAAACTTGGTATCACAGGGTGTCAGACCCTCggccagctgggtgctgcccctGTTTTGAGTGAGGACACAAGATGGAGCTGGGCAGAAGGGCAGTGACTGCTACTGAGCAGGTACATCCAGCCCATGTCCTCACCCCTTTGGTGTCCCCTTCAGCGGGGTCACAAAGCAGCCAAGGCAGGGAGGATGATGCCAGGCTCCCAGGGTGCTCATTAACCtaatttagctttgctgcaaATGAAGGTGAGGAGCATCCCTGCAAAGAAGAGGGTGACAGGAACCTgcaacctgcctgcagccaggtgtGCCCAAGGAACCACCCTGGGGTAGTAGTGACAGCAGTGTGgcttggagcactgcagcccatGTCACCCCACTGCTGGGACACACTGggctgcagacacagcagaaCAGGACTGGCTGGTGCCATCCCCATGGTTGGACCAGTCTCTGGCCATACTGAGGCCACTCCAGGATGGTACCAACCATGTCATCATCCTGCTTTTGTGTCTCTGCAGCGTGTCCAAGTCCTCATATGACTACGAGATCAGTGGCCCGCTGGGACGGGAGAACTACAAGGAGATGTACCTCTTCATCTACAGgtaacagggctgggtgtgctGCCACCTGTCACCACGGTGCCACCAACACCATGGAGGGGCCACAGGGGCTATGTCTAGCCCAGGGTCACCATCTCCCTGGTCCCACAGGACAGATGTTGTGTCTGTGGTGGACACCTACCAATATGAAGACCCCCAAGATACCTTCAGCCGGGAGCCATTCATCCTGAGGGTCTCAGCACACCGCACCAGTAAGCTAGGGGATGAGTGATCCTGGGTGGTGGCACAGGGTGACCATGGGGCTGACTTCCTTCTCTCctggcagaggtggaggagtttgTGCTGGTGCCACTTCACTCAGCCCCGCATGATGCCGTCGCTGAGATCGATGCTCTCTATGATGTCTACTTGGCCATCATCAGGAAGTGGGGGACAGATGTGAGTGCCACCAGCATTGGGGGTAGCACCAAGGGTGGGTGCTAAGGCCCAGAGACCATTCAACCCATACTGAGCCCCCACTCTGAGGCCAGTGCAAGGGTGACGAGGTGGGAGCCCCGCTCCTGCCAGGGGTGATGCCCCAGGCCCCAGGGCTGACCTCCGGAGGAGGACTGGTGTTGGGGTGACCTGTTCCCCAGCCACTGTGAGCTCCCCCCATCTCCCCACCACAGAACATCATGTTCCTGGGAGACTTCAATGCTGACTGCAGCTACGTGCAGCAGAGCGATTGGTCATCCATCCGCCTGCGCACCAGTGACCTCTTCAAGTGGCTGCTCCCTGACGACACAGACACCACCGTGGGCAGGTCCAACTGTGCCTATGACAGGTAAGCAACACCACAGTACCACTGTCCCCCTCCTCAGCACCCTGCAACTCCCTGCCTATcctgcaccaccagcagctggggctggagagggacccaGCACCCCTATCTCCCTGGCAGGATCGTGGTGTGTGGTGCCAAGCTGAAGAGAAGCATTGTACCAAACTCAGCTGCTATCTATGATTTCCAGCGTGCTTTCCAGCTGAACCAGGAGGAGGTGAGTCTGCTGGGGGTTAAGCAGTAGCTGCCACATTTAAGCATCAGTACAAAAGTGGAGTTGCAGCCATCTAAACAAGCTGGGGGTGACAAAGGACCTGTGGGTGGAAATAAGAGAGGTGATTTGGGATCACTGCCTGATCCTGTAAGGAAGAAATGAAATACATAGGGTTTTTTGGAGGCCTTTCACAGGCAGTTCTCAAGGGCTTAGGTCAGTCCAAGCCAATCTTCAACCACCCACAACTGGCACAGAGATCCCAAGTGAGACATAGGAGTCTTGCATGGCAGGCACCCTAGGTCATACCTGGTCATCTCTTCGTAAGAGGTGGCAAAGCTGGAGCCCTGTGTATTGACTATATTTGGGCTGGGGATATCATGTCCCCCACCAGCAGGCAGAAGGTtctggcagtgccctgccatGACTCAGGGCTCACCAAACCCCTGAGTTACACCTCCCCACttcttgttctccaggccctggCAGTCAGCGATCACTACCCAGTCGAGGTGAAACTGGCAGCTTGAActcccactgctgccacagACCGCAATTCAGCTCCAGTTCCCACCACCATCCCATCCAGGAGCCCTCCACATGGGCTGCTCTGGGTCCCAGTTTGGAGAAGAGTCactgctggctgtgcccagcacaccAATCCACCACGAACCAGCACCTGAGGACAAACCACCAGCCAGAAAGTAGCTGGGGAATGAAGCATCCATCTCCTGCCTCATCGAAGACTTTATTGACAAATCTCATTTTGCAATTAGCTGTTGTACAGGAGGGATGAGATCCAAGGACCAGAAGGCTTGGGCCACAATGGTGTGAGGACCCTCTCCTTGTCTGTTcctcagaggagctgagcaggcagctctccttgctctcaggaaaggcagcagtggTGACAGGCACTCTACAGGAACTAAGGGGAAGGGACATTTGGTTCGGCCATGGGAGCAGGATCACATCACCCAATGCTGACACTGTAGATGGCTTCACTGTGAAAGTCTACAGCTACTGCAGCATTTTGGAGGGTCACTAGAGCTCCTGGAACCAGGCCCCAGGCCGCTGGCTCCTTAGCGCTtcttcttcagcatctccatatACATGCGAAGTGATTTCTGGATGGACTCTTTGGAAATGAAGGTGGTAAAGTTCTGAATGTCTTCCTCTCGGTGAGCTACCAGGCGGTCCAACACTGCCTTCCTCATCATGGACTTGGTGAGCTGACGGGCATGGTCTGCAGGGAAGAGAGCGAGGATGGGGAACACACACAGTCCTCAGCCCTGACCAGCTCTCAGACACTGCCACCATGTGCAGGTGTCTTCAAACGGGGAGGTACCACCAACAAAGGCCTCTTTGAACCATCAGGGAAAGGTGAAAGAAAAACCCACTGGCTGGAAGCTGAACTGGATGAATTCTGACACAATAAATTATGATCTGTACCACTCATCAGGGAGACAACTGATCTGCTAGGACAGGGGACAAATGTTCTGCAGCTCTTTCTCTGCGTGTCCACCAGAAGCAGCCAAAGAGTGCCACCTGATTGCACCTCCCTGTGGCACTCAGGTGATGTGGGATGGGACAGCTCCagatccagccctggccagtggagagctctctcccagcccaggAACCACATGTTGCCAGTCCTGAAGCAGCCCAAACATGGATGTGATGCCTGCACTTGCTGTCTGTCCTCACGCCCCCATTGCCATCcgcagctcagcagagccaaTCCAGACCACAGAGATCTGGCAGCCACTCAGCCTCTTCCCTCAACTCCATGGCAGCTTTCCCGGGGTAACACCTCCACTGCCAGACATGGAGATTCAGCTTGTATCTAGAGCTCAGGCACATCTGGATTGACTcaacagggctggcagggctagCCAAGCTGGAGCCACATGCCCTGCAGAACCAGCTTGGTGCCCTCTTGTGCGGGGGCACTGGCAAGCCTATCTCTGCTAGCCCAAGGCTGCCTGTGTTGAGCTTTCCTACCTCCCAGTCATCCACACCTTCCCTTTAAATCACCACTGCTACATATCTCCCAGGCACCAGCCCCAGTACTGGCCCTTC contains:
- the LOC135180725 gene encoding deoxyribonuclease-1-like, yielding MVSSKLVLSVLVAALLLHVATTLKISAFNIKAFGDAKMSNQTIANIIVSILSGYDIALVQEVRDADLSSVKDLMAKLNSASPHPYDYLVSVPLGRTSYKEQYLFIYRSDMVSVLGSYYYDDGCEPCGTDTFSREPFIVKFSSPTTQVEEFVLVPLHSEPSHAVEEIDALYDVYTDVIDKWATNNIILLGDFNADCSYVTSAQWPSIRLRSLDACRWLIPDSADTTVADTTDCAYDRIVACGTALLQDIVPGSATVNNFQKTFHLQHKDALAVSDHFPVEVTLKAR
- the LOC135180724 gene encoding deoxyribonuclease-1-like 2, which encodes MGTVTLALSLLALALLCPATATLRIGAFNIQAFGDSKMSNEGVTNIIVNILRRYDLVLVQEVRDSDLSAVTQLMEELNSVSKSSYDYEISGPLGRENYKEMYLFIYRTDVVSVVDTYQYEDPQDTFSREPFILRVSAHRTKVEEFVLVPLHSAPHDAVAEIDALYDVYLAIIRKWGTDNIMFLGDFNADCSYVQQSDWSSIRLRTSDLFKWLLPDDTDTTVGRSNCAYDRIVVCGAKLKRSIVPNSAAIYDFQRAFQLNQEEALAVSDHYPVEVKLAA